A genomic window from Plasmodium coatneyi strain Hackeri chromosome 13, complete sequence includes:
- a CDS encoding SICA antigen, translating to MEEVQGQDYAFREEDFFYDEDVPKVDVPEEEVKNSGLGFREEDFIYPEEHVHKEQIPGSGLGFREEDFIYPEDDVNKQDVPKEEVPSQTSNWVPYWVNWIKENMNVFEEIKTQPWFHNLRVEWKEYQKAAEQGELNEGEDTSSPEMRKKDAWKKWVAKQHELMDVNSEQDWFKHLLENVEEVDRNELGKTNESEQQQQKQKQNELKTEEATQSTSSTFTKAPKKEELCKKSYKKNFLIAKLWMLILALVFEECELEKSLHDKELYVDNLLENTLS from the coding sequence ATGGAAGAGGTTCAAGGTCAAGATTACgcgtttagggaggaagactttttttatgatgaggatgttcctaaggTTGATGTTCCTGAGGAGGAGGTCAAAAATtctggtttagggtttagggaggaagactttattTATCCTGAGGAACATGTTCATAAGGAACAGATTCCAGGatcaggtttagggtttagggaggaagactttattTATCCTGAGGATGATGTTAATAAACAGGATGTCccaaaggaagaggttccttCGCAGACCTCAAATTGGGTCCCATATTGGGTTAATTggataaaagaaaatatgaatgtgtttgaagaaattaaaacaCAACCTTGGTTTCATAACTTAAGAGTTGAATGGAAGGAGTATCAAAAGGCTGCTGAACAAGGCGAATTGAATGAAGGTGAGGATACTTCATCCCCAGAAATGCGCAAAAAAGAtgcttggaaaaaatgggttgCAAAACAACATGAACTTATGGACGTGAATAGCGAACAAGATTGGTTCAAACATTTGTTGGAAAATGTGGAGGAAGTGGACCGAAACGAGCTGGGAAAAACGAACGAGTCagaacaacagcaacaaaaacaaaaacagaatGAATTAAAAACGGAAGAGGCTACTCAAAGCACTTCATCGACATTTACAAAGGCAccaaagaaggaggaactgTGTAAGAAAtcctataaaaaaaattttttaattgccAAATTGTGGATGCTCATTTTGGCATTGGTGTTTGAGGAGTGCGAATTGGAAAAGAGTCTTCATGATAAGGAATTGTATGTGGATAATTTATTAGAAAACACTTTGTCATAA